A DNA window from Actinokineospora baliensis contains the following coding sequences:
- a CDS encoding WhiB family transcriptional regulator, whose translation MRATANIPQPRTPAPRTGEPWQDHGACRGVPSEKFFSPDNERGRARDRRVLAAKLVCARCPVLRPCRDHALRTAEPHGIWGGLDERERAELRARGTTPAAH comes from the coding sequence GTGAGAGCCACCGCGAACATCCCCCAGCCCAGAACGCCCGCGCCGAGAACGGGCGAGCCGTGGCAGGACCACGGTGCCTGCCGGGGCGTGCCCTCGGAGAAGTTCTTCAGCCCCGACAACGAACGAGGCCGAGCCCGAGACCGCCGCGTCCTGGCGGCCAAACTCGTCTGCGCCCGCTGCCCCGTCCTGCGCCCCTGCCGCGACCACGCCCTCCGCACCGCCGAACCCCACGGCATCTGGGGCGGCCTCGACGAACGCGAACGCGCCGAACTCCGCGCCCGCGGCACCACCCCCGCCGCCCACTAG
- a CDS encoding ATP-binding protein: MTDPRQDTAAARRTRLGEVVELRVDAALGQLPLVRTVSTAVAMRRDYDIDSIDDLRLMVDEACTMLLARAVPFGMLSVRFQIDQDAVAVRCWVPVLDDAPLEEAGLGWTLVTALAEHAHSSLRPGEVFADLVIEFSMARRARA; this comes from the coding sequence GTGACCGATCCCCGACAGGACACCGCGGCGGCTAGGAGGACCAGACTGGGCGAGGTGGTGGAACTGCGGGTGGACGCCGCGCTCGGACAACTGCCACTGGTGCGCACGGTGTCCACAGCGGTGGCGATGCGGCGCGACTACGACATCGACTCCATCGACGACCTGCGCCTGATGGTCGACGAGGCCTGCACGATGCTGCTCGCCCGGGCGGTCCCGTTCGGCATGCTCAGCGTCCGCTTCCAGATCGACCAGGACGCGGTCGCGGTCCGCTGCTGGGTCCCAGTACTGGACGACGCGCCGCTGGAGGAAGCCGGACTGGGCTGGACCCTGGTGACGGCGCTGGCCGAACACGCGCACAGCAGCTTGCGGCCGGGAGAGGTGTTCGCCGACCTGGTCATCGAGTTCTCCATGGCCCGCCGCGCCCGCGCCTGA
- a CDS encoding phage holin family protein, with the protein MNEAKQGSEPSAGELVGRLGEQVSRLVRDELALAKVELRDKAKQAGLGAALGGTAGILAWFAVGTLVAAAVAGLAVVLPVWAAALVVAGALLVLAAVAGAVAASKVRHATPPIPEQAIKSTRQDVATVKESAHR; encoded by the coding sequence ATGAACGAGGCGAAGCAGGGGAGCGAGCCGTCCGCGGGCGAGCTGGTCGGCAGGCTGGGGGAGCAGGTGTCCCGGTTGGTGCGCGACGAGTTGGCGTTGGCCAAGGTGGAGTTGCGGGACAAGGCCAAGCAGGCCGGGCTCGGCGCGGCGTTGGGTGGGACCGCCGGGATCCTCGCGTGGTTCGCGGTGGGGACGCTGGTCGCCGCCGCGGTCGCAGGCCTCGCTGTCGTGCTGCCGGTGTGGGCGGCGGCGCTGGTCGTCGCGGGGGCGTTGTTGGTGTTGGCCGCCGTCGCGGGTGCGGTGGCGGCGAGCAAGGTCCGCCACGCCACGCCGCCCATCCCGGAGCAGGCGATCAAGAGCACCCGCCAGGACGTGGCCACCGTGAAGGAGAGCGCTCACCGATGA
- a CDS encoding DUF3618 domain-containing protein, translating into MSKQTEQEALRADIEQARGDLAETVDALVAKTDIKRKVGDKTEQVRDALVERAHEAKAKAGDAVVIARHNPVPVAVAAAVVAGLVALLVRLIGR; encoded by the coding sequence ATGAGCAAGCAGACCGAGCAGGAGGCGCTGCGCGCCGACATCGAGCAGGCCAGGGGTGACCTCGCCGAGACGGTGGACGCGTTGGTGGCCAAGACCGACATCAAGCGCAAGGTCGGCGACAAGACCGAGCAGGTGCGGGACGCGCTCGTCGAGCGTGCCCATGAGGCGAAGGCCAAGGCGGGTGACGCGGTCGTCATCGCGCGGCACAACCCGGTGCCAGTGGCGGTAGCCGCCGCCGTAGTGGCCGGGCTGGTCGCCTTGCTCGTCCGACTGATCGGCAGGTGA
- a CDS encoding DUF4235 domain-containing protein: MRLLYRPLSLLISVLGGLLAGTLFKRIWRGVTGDDEAPEATSPEHSTREVLLAALLQGAIFGVVKAGVDRAGAKGFRKLTGEHLDKKD, translated from the coding sequence GTGCGACTGCTCTATAGGCCGCTGAGTCTGCTCATCAGCGTTCTCGGCGGACTACTCGCTGGCACCCTGTTCAAACGGATCTGGCGCGGGGTGACCGGTGACGATGAGGCGCCCGAGGCCACGTCACCGGAACACTCCACGCGCGAGGTGCTACTCGCGGCCTTGCTGCAGGGCGCGATCTTCGGGGTGGTGAAGGCCGGGGTGGACCGCGCGGGCGCCAAGGGGTTCCGCAAGCTCACCGGCGAGCACCTGGACAAGAAGGACTGA
- a CDS encoding SpoIIE family protein phosphatase, with protein sequence MGGIELHQDDAAALAFEAAPAIMWMFAGPDHRIVAANRLARASVGDRAGLLGAPVREAVPEAADQQVFELLDEVARTGEPQLGVERRVEVDLTGTGELVEGFFTYSVVRLIAPDGTAVLVAHVIDVSESVRQRRAAQAEVADVRQRLAIERTVVLQLQRSLLPAGLPLLPDLGLSAVYMPAGEWMTAGGDWYDVVPMPGDRVGLVLGDVVGHGPTASGAMGQLRAVAAERLVRGGTVVEVLRALDTVARVSPDARGSSVCVAVFDRLTRVLECGGRGHPQPLLLSADGEPRFLDGPIGPPLAFTDADSPVTYTTLGAGESLILYSDGLVEAPGRGYTESRARLLDCVAHVAARNTDTEPRDLPDRLCSALAAMVDNQTSRDDVSVLAATVLSGPSPRLDLALPGVAEQLAVLHRELNVWLNALSAHRDDRTAIALCVVEAVTNSIEHGYRDHSGTVTVLGELDGIGGVTVTVADTGIWRDPVERSPYRGRGMLMMRECSDTLHVDTNESGTTVYMRRTIRHPPVPLPEFDTPHRVTVPHSVTVKTEVEGKTVRVFVSGIVDSSNANELRSALQEASRSGVGECVLTLDAVDLLTSAALRVLFEQVADLRAAGRELKLIATPDSPAAAAFSASGLDQILPLHATE encoded by the coding sequence ATGGGGGGCATCGAACTGCACCAGGACGACGCCGCTGCCCTCGCGTTCGAGGCAGCCCCCGCGATCATGTGGATGTTCGCCGGTCCCGATCACCGCATCGTCGCGGCGAACCGGCTGGCCAGGGCCAGCGTGGGCGACCGGGCCGGTCTCCTCGGCGCCCCGGTCCGGGAGGCTGTCCCCGAGGCCGCTGACCAGCAGGTGTTCGAGCTGCTCGACGAGGTGGCCCGCACCGGCGAACCGCAGTTGGGGGTCGAGCGCCGGGTCGAGGTGGACCTCACCGGCACCGGTGAGCTCGTCGAGGGGTTCTTCACCTACAGCGTTGTCCGGTTGATCGCGCCTGATGGCACTGCCGTGCTCGTGGCGCACGTCATCGATGTCTCCGAGTCGGTCCGACAACGCCGCGCCGCGCAAGCGGAAGTAGCCGACGTACGGCAACGGTTGGCCATAGAGCGCACGGTGGTGCTCCAACTCCAGCGCAGCCTTCTTCCGGCGGGCCTGCCGCTGCTCCCGGATCTCGGCCTTAGTGCGGTGTACATGCCCGCGGGGGAGTGGATGACCGCGGGCGGTGATTGGTACGACGTTGTCCCTATGCCTGGCGATCGCGTAGGGCTCGTTCTCGGTGACGTGGTCGGTCACGGCCCCACGGCCTCTGGTGCGATGGGGCAACTGCGCGCCGTCGCCGCTGAACGCCTTGTGCGAGGGGGCACGGTCGTCGAGGTACTGCGGGCGTTGGACACCGTTGCCAGGGTGTCGCCGGATGCTCGCGGCTCGTCTGTGTGCGTAGCTGTGTTCGACCGCCTCACAAGGGTCCTGGAGTGCGGCGGTAGGGGACATCCCCAGCCGCTATTGCTAAGCGCAGATGGCGAGCCGCGATTCCTCGATGGACCTATAGGCCCGCCGTTGGCGTTCACCGATGCGGACTCGCCGGTCACCTACACAACTCTTGGGGCGGGAGAGTCCCTGATCCTCTACTCGGACGGCCTGGTCGAGGCCCCTGGGCGCGGGTATACGGAGTCCCGCGCCCGCCTCCTCGACTGCGTCGCCCACGTGGCCGCCCGCAACACCGACACCGAACCCCGCGACCTCCCGGACCGCCTCTGCTCCGCGCTGGCCGCGATGGTCGACAACCAAACCTCCCGCGACGACGTCAGCGTCCTGGCCGCGACCGTGCTCTCAGGCCCGTCCCCGCGCCTGGACCTCGCACTCCCCGGCGTCGCCGAACAACTGGCCGTCCTGCACCGAGAACTCAACGTGTGGCTGAACGCCTTGTCCGCCCACCGCGACGACCGCACCGCGATCGCCCTGTGCGTCGTGGAGGCGGTCACCAACTCGATCGAACACGGCTACCGCGACCACAGCGGCACGGTGACGGTCCTAGGCGAACTCGACGGCATAGGCGGCGTGACGGTGACCGTGGCGGACACGGGAATCTGGCGCGACCCCGTGGAACGCAGCCCTTACCGCGGCCGGGGCATGCTCATGATGCGCGAGTGCAGCGACACCCTCCACGTCGACACCAACGAGTCGGGAACGACCGTCTACATGCGCCGGACGATCCGACACCCCCCGGTGCCGCTGCCGGAGTTCGACACCCCCCACCGCGTCACCGTCCCGCACTCGGTGACGGTCAAGACGGAGGTCGAGGGCAAGACGGTCCGCGTCTTCGTATCGGGGATCGTGGATTCCTCCAACGCGAACGAGCTCCGCTCGGCGTTGCAGGAGGCATCCCGCAGTGGTGTGGGGGAGTGCGTCCTCACCCTGGACGCGGTGGACTTGTTGACCAGCGCGGCCCTGAGGGTGTTGTTCGAACAGGTAGCGGACCTGCGCGCGGCGGGCCGCGAACTCAAGCTGATCGCCACACCAGACAGCCCCGCCGCCGCCGCGTTCAGCGCCAGCGGGCTCGACCAGATCCTCCCCTTGCACGCCACCGAGTGA
- a CDS encoding carboxylate-amine ligase, protein MTELTVGVEEEFLLVGPDGSLVNQGPEAVAGVTDVDLKPELLRCQVESATGILRYAEEIRDELAALRARLAAGAAEQDALLIAAGTAPHQQRDISLIGPGTRYHRIARHVGPFIFSGVTCGCHVHVGVEDTATALRVANSLRPWLPALLAMSGNSAFHDGTDTGYASARHVLWNRWPTAGAPPYVDSVDEYEEIVNGLLASGAAMDRKMVYWDVRPSEAQPTVEVRVSDVMGTVEEAAFVAVLVRLLVSDALRSTEPPPRVPTEIIRAAQWRAAKGGRSASVPDPATGALREATSVIGDLVSAHTDELRASGELEFVRSTMTWLDHNGDGAHRQREAHKNGGVDAVTTMLATQTSAVCRSGRRGTTSA, encoded by the coding sequence TTGACCGAGTTGACCGTGGGGGTTGAGGAGGAGTTCCTCCTGGTCGGGCCGGACGGGTCACTGGTCAACCAGGGCCCGGAGGCGGTGGCCGGGGTGACCGACGTCGACCTCAAGCCGGAGCTGCTGCGCTGCCAGGTCGAGTCCGCTACCGGGATCCTGCGGTACGCGGAGGAGATCCGCGACGAGCTCGCCGCGCTGCGGGCCAGGTTGGCCGCGGGCGCCGCCGAGCAGGACGCGCTGCTCATCGCGGCCGGGACGGCCCCGCACCAGCAGCGGGACATCTCGCTGATCGGGCCGGGCACCCGCTACCACCGGATCGCCCGCCACGTCGGGCCGTTCATCTTCAGCGGCGTGACGTGCGGGTGCCACGTGCACGTCGGGGTCGAGGACACGGCCACCGCGCTGCGGGTCGCCAACTCCCTGCGGCCCTGGCTGCCCGCGCTGCTGGCCATGTCGGGCAACTCCGCCTTCCACGACGGCACCGACACCGGCTACGCCTCCGCGCGGCACGTGCTGTGGAACCGGTGGCCGACAGCGGGCGCGCCACCCTATGTGGACTCGGTGGACGAGTACGAGGAGATCGTCAACGGGCTCCTGGCGTCCGGGGCGGCGATGGACCGCAAGATGGTCTACTGGGACGTGCGGCCCTCCGAAGCCCAACCGACCGTCGAGGTCCGGGTGTCCGACGTCATGGGCACGGTCGAGGAAGCCGCGTTCGTGGCGGTGCTCGTGCGACTGCTGGTGTCCGACGCGCTGCGCTCGACCGAACCGCCACCGAGGGTGCCGACGGAGATCATCCGGGCCGCGCAGTGGCGAGCGGCCAAGGGCGGCCGGTCCGCCTCGGTACCCGACCCGGCGACCGGCGCGTTGCGCGAGGCGACCTCGGTCATCGGTGACCTGGTCAGCGCGCACACCGACGAACTGCGCGCTAGCGGAGAACTCGAGTTCGTCCGGTCCACCATGACCTGGCTCGACCACAACGGCGACGGAGCGCACCGACAGCGCGAAGCGCACAAGAACGGCGGTGTCGACGCCGTGACAACGATGCTGGCGACGCAGACCAGCGCGGTTTGTCGTTCAGGCAGGCGGGGTACGACGAGCGCATGA
- a CDS encoding CYTH and CHAD domain-containing protein has product MATRVRETERKYEAPADFTLPDLTSAGPVSATAGPRSSDLDATYFDTVDLRLARAGITLRRRTGGDDAGWHAKLPVAPDVRDEIRFPLGRAKTKVPAELAALVRSHTLGAPLAPVVRIATQRDEWELRDADGTTIALLADDKVTAHPLDGTPHSWRELEVEATDLDVLDAVGAALGATPAKSTSKLAQALGDRARPRKRVELSANPSAGDVALTYLQAQTSAIRANDTGIRLDTDDSVHQFRVASRRLRSALRAFRPLLDADRVNALREELKWLGGVASPARDAEVLAEHFAGELEALPSEDVLGKVPAQIDAELSRALADGRAEILSTLDSDRYLALLTDLDAFLADPPWTKRARRPAVQELRKPVVKAWRTLEASVRAVDESSNRDAALHQVRKDAKKARYAAEAVAPVFGKRLDRWGKKVKKAQTVLGVRQDAAVAREAVREMGVRAHLAGGNGFTYGVLYARESERGARAEEDFARVWRKLLGVKGPRWLR; this is encoded by the coding sequence GTGGCTACCAGAGTGCGCGAGACCGAACGCAAGTACGAGGCCCCCGCCGACTTCACCCTGCCCGACCTGACGTCGGCGGGTCCGGTGAGCGCGACAGCGGGTCCTCGCAGTTCGGACCTGGATGCCACCTACTTCGACACAGTCGACCTGCGGTTGGCCCGCGCGGGCATCACCCTCCGCAGGCGGACCGGCGGTGACGACGCGGGCTGGCACGCCAAGCTCCCGGTCGCGCCGGATGTGCGCGACGAGATCCGGTTCCCCCTCGGGCGGGCCAAGACGAAGGTCCCCGCGGAGTTGGCCGCTCTGGTGCGCTCGCACACCCTCGGTGCGCCTCTTGCGCCGGTCGTCCGCATCGCCACTCAACGTGACGAGTGGGAACTGCGGGACGCGGACGGCACCACCATCGCCCTCCTGGCCGACGACAAGGTGACTGCCCACCCGCTCGACGGCACACCCCACTCGTGGCGTGAGCTGGAGGTCGAAGCCACCGATCTGGATGTCCTCGACGCCGTGGGCGCCGCTCTGGGCGCCACCCCGGCGAAGTCGACGTCCAAACTCGCCCAGGCCCTGGGTGACCGGGCGCGGCCGCGCAAGCGGGTGGAGTTGTCGGCGAACCCGTCCGCGGGCGATGTGGCCCTCACCTATCTGCAGGCCCAGACGTCCGCGATTCGTGCCAACGACACCGGCATCAGGCTGGACACGGATGACTCGGTGCACCAATTCCGTGTCGCGTCCCGGCGGTTGCGCAGCGCGCTGCGCGCGTTCCGACCGCTGCTCGACGCGGACCGGGTCAACGCGCTGCGCGAGGAACTCAAGTGGTTGGGCGGCGTGGCCTCACCCGCGCGCGACGCCGAGGTCTTGGCCGAGCACTTCGCCGGTGAACTCGAGGCGCTGCCGAGCGAGGACGTGCTGGGCAAGGTCCCCGCCCAGATTGACGCTGAGCTGAGCCGCGCGTTGGCCGATGGGCGCGCGGAGATCCTGTCGACATTGGACAGTGACCGCTACCTGGCTCTGCTGACTGATCTCGACGCTTTCCTCGCGGACCCGCCGTGGACCAAGCGCGCGCGTCGTCCTGCGGTGCAGGAACTGCGAAAGCCCGTAGTGAAGGCTTGGCGGACTCTAGAGGCATCCGTGCGGGCCGTGGACGAGTCCAGCAACAGGGATGCTGCCCTTCACCAAGTGCGTAAGGACGCGAAGAAGGCGCGGTACGCGGCCGAGGCAGTAGCGCCCGTGTTCGGTAAGAGGCTGGACCGGTGGGGCAAGAAGGTCAAGAAGGCGCAGACTGTCCTCGGTGTGCGGCAAGACGCGGCAGTAGCGCGAGAGGCTGTGCGGGAGATGGGCGTGCGCGCTCACCTCGCCGGTGGCAACGGGTTCACCTACGGAGTCCTCTACGCGCGTGAAAGCGAGCGCGGAGCTCGCGCGGAAGAGGACTTCGCCCGGGTGTGGCGCAAGCTGCTGGGCGTGAAGGGACCCCGTTGGCTCCGTTGA
- a CDS encoding sodium:proton exchanger: MISNPPRPATKRAAVPLVVTAAATAPGVYLGLTGTHLSPALAALLFGIAVVGAAFVLSWVAEAVQVDISAGLAITVLALIAVLPEYAVDFVFASEGGRAFAEYGPSCVPPGSTDQSSCGLALANMTGANRILVGVGWAAVVLLAAWRIRRNGQDKSQEKPRKAGVTLERTDAVPLAFLGVATLYSLTLPLRHSITLIDAVVLVGIFVLYAVRVAKAPPGDPDLEGVAKVLGEQPKLRRRLACAGLFAFAAAVILLVAENFAHALVETGTQVGISQFFLVQWVAPLASEAPELLVACLYAWRLKTTDALATLVSSKVNQWTLLVGTLPVVFAVASASTSGLPIDAAQREELLLTAAQSLFAVSLLLSLTITVRGALVLLGLFIAQFVLAGVLPQSIKGIELVALSIAYLVAAAVVTVRSRRHLVTLARDGFRTPYRELAD, translated from the coding sequence TTGATCTCCAACCCACCGCGGCCCGCCACCAAGCGGGCCGCGGTGCCGTTGGTCGTCACGGCCGCGGCCACCGCGCCCGGGGTGTACCTGGGCCTCACCGGCACCCACCTCAGCCCCGCGCTCGCGGCCCTGCTCTTCGGCATCGCCGTGGTGGGGGCCGCGTTCGTGTTGTCCTGGGTCGCCGAGGCGGTCCAGGTGGACATCTCCGCAGGTCTGGCGATCACCGTGCTCGCGCTGATCGCGGTCCTGCCCGAGTACGCCGTCGACTTCGTCTTCGCGTCCGAGGGAGGTCGCGCGTTCGCCGAGTACGGCCCGTCTTGTGTGCCACCCGGTTCCACGGACCAGTCCAGCTGCGGCTTGGCGCTGGCGAACATGACAGGTGCCAACCGGATCCTCGTTGGCGTCGGCTGGGCCGCGGTGGTGCTGCTCGCGGCCTGGAGGATCCGCCGCAATGGCCAAGACAAGAGCCAGGAGAAGCCGCGTAAGGCAGGCGTCACCCTCGAGCGCACCGACGCGGTTCCCTTGGCGTTCCTCGGTGTCGCGACCCTGTACTCGTTGACGCTGCCACTGCGCCACAGCATCACGCTCATCGACGCCGTCGTGTTGGTGGGAATCTTCGTCCTCTATGCGGTGCGAGTCGCTAAAGCACCGCCAGGCGACCCGGACTTGGAAGGCGTCGCGAAGGTCTTGGGGGAGCAGCCGAAGCTCCGCCGCAGGCTCGCGTGCGCTGGGCTGTTCGCCTTCGCCGCCGCGGTCATCTTGCTGGTGGCGGAGAACTTCGCGCACGCACTCGTCGAGACCGGCACGCAGGTCGGCATCAGCCAGTTCTTCCTCGTGCAGTGGGTCGCACCACTCGCCTCGGAGGCACCTGAACTGCTGGTGGCGTGCCTGTACGCGTGGCGGCTCAAGACCACCGACGCCCTGGCGACCCTGGTCTCCTCCAAGGTGAATCAGTGGACCCTGCTCGTCGGCACGCTGCCGGTCGTGTTCGCGGTGGCCTCCGCCTCGACCTCAGGCCTGCCGATCGACGCGGCCCAGCGCGAGGAACTCCTGCTCACCGCCGCGCAGTCGCTGTTCGCGGTGTCGCTGCTGCTGAGCCTGACGATCACCGTGCGCGGTGCCCTCGTGCTGCTCGGTCTGTTCATCGCCCAGTTCGTGCTCGCTGGGGTGCTCCCGCAGTCGATCAAGGGCATCGAACTGGTCGCCCTGTCGATCGCCTACCTCGTGGCCGCCGCGGTCGTCACGGTCCGTTCCCGGCGCCACCTCGTCACCCTGGCCAGGGACGGGTTCCGCACCCCCTACCGGGAACTCGCTGACTGA
- a CDS encoding anti-sigma factor antagonist (This anti-anti-sigma factor, or anti-sigma factor antagonist, belongs to a family that includes characterized members SpoIIAA, RsbV, RsfA, and RsfB.): MVPRSRTPAIPIPAPRPPSARERLQVERVGPWAVLVTVRGEIDLATVAATRRALLAGLAVPEPLLLVVDLSEVDFLAAVGLSALVELRDLAGARAVDLRLVVGGRAVPRLLDVTGLRRTFRLHSAADDPLEPHRQSASSR, translated from the coding sequence ATGGTTCCTCGCAGCCGCACCCCGGCTATCCCCATCCCCGCACCAAGACCGCCGAGCGCGCGCGAGCGGCTCCAGGTCGAGCGGGTGGGGCCGTGGGCGGTGCTGGTGACCGTGCGCGGGGAGATCGACCTGGCGACCGTGGCCGCGACCCGGCGGGCGCTGCTGGCCGGACTCGCCGTGCCGGAGCCGCTGCTGCTGGTGGTCGACCTGTCCGAAGTGGACTTCCTGGCCGCGGTGGGGTTGAGCGCCCTGGTCGAACTGCGCGACCTGGCGGGGGCGCGGGCGGTGGACCTGCGGCTGGTGGTCGGTGGCCGTGCCGTGCCGCGCCTGCTGGACGTCACCGGACTGCGTCGCACGTTCCGGTTGCACAGCGCGGCCGACGATCCGCTCGAACCGCACCGTCAGTCAGCGAGTTCCCGGTAG
- a CDS encoding SDR family oxidoreductase — protein sequence MPTCLVLGAGGYIGVHLTAALASAGHRVRALGRSLEAGPDVIRADVLDETALRDAMAGVDVVYHLVHSMTGADFAATDQKIAVAVAAAAAEAGVRQVVYLGGPRPTDGPMSAHLASRAQVGDVFLAARTPALVLQASMIIGAGSASFELLAKAARGGPVLPNPSYMSNRSRPIAIRDVLHYLVEAAEREPVNSVADIAGPDTVTYLDLVQRCARIAGLPKRLAVPVALPPAVVAAVTPEPLVRSLVESLQHDLVPAEVLPPPPGGATSVDRALREALGVPTPEGPPIDSPDLLRDHKTTRVRATRDRLWQVITDIGGSSGWHTVPGAWSLRGALDHLVGGVGLHRGRPTHLNSGDTVDSWSVVERSDATTELVLRTDMRLPGRAWLSLRATDSDRPGESGLEQTTWFEPYGLAGKLYWYAQKPAHDVVFGFMGSGIARTAESGTG from the coding sequence GTGCCCACCTGTCTCGTCCTCGGCGCCGGGGGCTACATCGGCGTCCACCTCACCGCCGCCCTGGCCTCCGCCGGGCACCGGGTCCGCGCGCTCGGCAGGTCCCTCGAAGCCGGGCCGGACGTCATCCGCGCCGACGTGCTCGACGAGACGGCCCTGCGGGACGCGATGGCAGGCGTCGACGTCGTCTACCACCTCGTCCACTCGATGACCGGCGCCGACTTCGCCGCCACCGACCAGAAGATCGCCGTCGCGGTGGCCGCGGCCGCCGCCGAGGCGGGCGTTCGGCAGGTGGTCTACCTCGGCGGGCCGCGTCCCACCGACGGCCCGATGTCGGCCCACCTGGCGTCCCGTGCCCAGGTGGGGGACGTTTTCCTGGCCGCGCGGACCCCGGCCCTGGTCCTGCAGGCGTCGATGATCATCGGGGCTGGCTCGGCGAGCTTCGAACTCCTGGCCAAAGCGGCTCGCGGCGGACCTGTCCTGCCGAACCCCTCTTACATGAGCAACCGAAGTCGCCCGATCGCCATCCGCGACGTCTTGCACTACCTCGTGGAGGCCGCCGAGCGAGAACCGGTCAACTCCGTCGCCGACATCGCGGGCCCCGACACGGTCACCTACCTGGACCTGGTCCAGCGTTGCGCGCGTATCGCGGGTCTGCCGAAGCGCCTCGCGGTCCCTGTGGCACTACCGCCTGCCGTCGTCGCTGCCGTCACTCCCGAGCCACTGGTCCGATCCTTGGTCGAGTCCTTGCAGCACGATCTGGTTCCCGCCGAGGTACTGCCACCACCGCCAGGCGGTGCCACCAGTGTCGACAGGGCGCTAAGAGAGGCATTGGGCGTGCCAACGCCGGAAGGTCCACCTATCGATTCGCCGGACCTCCTACGCGACCACAAGACCACGCGCGTAAGAGCCACACGGGACAGGCTCTGGCAAGTCATCACCGACATCGGAGGCTCCAGCGGGTGGCACACCGTTCCCGGCGCGTGGTCGCTAAGAGGCGCGTTGGACCACCTGGTTGGCGGTGTTGGCCTACATAGAGGCAGGCCCACCCACCTCAACTCCGGCGACACCGTCGACAGTTGGTCCGTGGTCGAGCGGTCCGACGCGACAACCGAACTCGTCCTACGCACCGACATGCGCCTGCCAGGCCGCGCCTGGCTCTCGCTCCGCGCGACCGACAGCGACAGGCCGGGGGAGAGCGGCCTCGAACAAACCACCTGGTTCGAGCCTTACGGCCTCGCGGGCAAGCTCTACTGGTACGCCCAGAAGCCCGCCCATGACGTCGTGTTCGGGTTCATGGGCAGCGGGATCGCCCGCACGGCCGAATCGGGCACCGGGTGA